Genomic segment of Grus americana isolate bGruAme1 unplaced genomic scaffold, bGruAme1.mat scaffold_237, whole genome shotgun sequence:
AGCACCGCCCAGGCAAAAAGGTGACGGAGCAGGGGGACGGCCGGGCGGGCGGCCAACCAGCCAGCGGCGACCCGACCTCCTCCATCGATCGCCGCCATCGCCGCCATCACCAACCCGGCACGGTGCTCGTCGCACCCCACCTCGTGGGCACGAGCCGCCCCGTGGACGAAGGGCACGTAGTAGCCGGCGTCCACCAAGACGAAGGCCAAGGCGTAGCGGAGGAAGGGGCCGTGCCGTAGCAACCGGATCAGCCCCCGCCCATcccgcggcggccccggggacTCGTTAGGGACGGGCAGCGGTCGGAGAAGAGCGCCGGCGGCCACCAAGTTGAAGGAGATGGCggccaggaggagcagagccccCCGCCAGCCGTAGGTGTCCAGCAGCAGCGGGACCAGTGGCCCCAGGGCCAGTCCCGAGACGCTGGCGCCCGACACCGCCAGCCCGGTGGCCAGCGCCCGTCGCGCCGGGAAGTAGCGGCCCACGGTCCCCAGCGAGGGTGTGAAGACCAACGCCCAGCCCAGGCCTGCGGGGAGAGGCGGGGCACCCCGTGGGCACGGCCGGCCAATGGGGGGCACCCGATGGCTTTGGGCTATCTAAGGACAGCCAATGGGATGGGGTGGTCTGGGTCATCCAATGGGGTGGGGTGGTCTAGGTCACCCAATGGGATGGGGGGGTCTTGGTTACCCAATGCGATGGGGTGTTCTAGGTCACCCAAGTGGCCCAGACAGGTCCTGGCCACCCAATGTCACAGAATGTTCTAGATGACCCATGTTCCCTTGCATCCCATCCCTCACCCAGTGACCCCCCACGTTCTAGGTCACCCAACCCCTCTCACACCCCGTCTGTCACCCAATGACCCCCCACGTTCTAGGTCACCCAACCCCTCTCACACCCCATCTGTCACCCAATGACCCCCCACGTTCTAGGTCACCCAACCCCTCTCACACCCCATCTGTCACCCAATGACCCCCCCCACGTTCTAGGTCACCCAACCCCTCTCACACCCCGTCTGTCACCCAATGACCCCCCACGTTCTAGGTCACCCAACCCCTCTCACACCCCGTCTGTCACCCAATGACCCCCCACGTTCTAGGTCATCCAACCCCTCTCACACCCCGTCTGTCACCCAATGACCCCCCCCCACGTTCTAGGTGACCCAACCAGCCGGCGCGCCGTTtcccagcagcccctgctccgTACCCGCCAGCACCCCCACGCTGAGGTAGAGGTGGGTCAGGTGGGTGGCGAAGGCCCCCAGGAGGAGCCCCAGGCCCGAGAGGAACCCCCCAGCCATGGCCACGGGGCGGGCGCCGAAGCGGGTGCTCAGGGTGCTGCCCAGGGGCCCTGCaatggggggggcggggccccCAGGGCTGCttactggggggactgggggggtgTCCCAGTGATCCCAGTACCCCTTACTGGTGGGATTGATACCCTGTGGAGATGCCAGAGGcaatcccagtgctcccagttccccccagtaCCCCATACTGGTGGGATTGATACCCCATGGAGGTGCCAAAGGcaatcccagtgctcccagttccccccagtaCCCCATACTGGTGGGATTGATACCCCATGGAGGTGCCAAAGGcaatcccagtgctcccagttccccccagtgCCCCATACTGGTGGGATTGATAGCCCCTGGAGGTGCCAGAGGCAATCCCAGTGCTCCCATTTCCCCCCAGTGCCCCTTACTGGTGGGATTGATACCCTGTGGAGATGCCAGAGGcaatcccagtgctcccagttccccTTACTGGTGGGATTGATACCCCATGGAGGTACCAAAGGCAATCCCAGCGCTCCCAGTTCCCCTCAGTGCCCTTTACTGGTGTGACTGCTACCCcagggggatggagaggggcaatcccagtgctcccagttcctcccagtgTCCCCTGTGCTCTTTAGTGGTGGGATTTATGCCCCATGGAGGTGCCACAGGcaatcccagtgctcccagtgcccgTTACTCGTGTGACTGGTATCCCGGAGAGATGGGCAAAGGcaatcccagtgctcccagtgcccgTTACTGGTGTGACTGGTGCCCCAGGGGGGTGAATAGGAgcctcccagcacccccagccccccatcccagtgcccccagttcccccatccccccatcccagtgcccccagctcctccagttcccccatcccagtccccccagtgtccccagttcccccagtcCTCcatcccagtatccccagttcCCCATCCCAGTCCCCCCAGCCACCATCCCAgtccccccactccccccagttcccccagccccccagtgcccccagtccccatcccagtcccccagtgcccccagtgcccccgtGCCCATCACAGTTTCCcatcccagtccccccagtccccatcccagtcccccccagtatccccagtccCCATCCCAGTTCCCCAGTTCCCCATCCCAGTCCCcatcccagtatccccagtgcccccagttcCCCATCCCAGTTCCCATCCCAGTTCccctcccagtatccccagttccccatcccagtatccccagttcCCCATCCCAGttcccctcccagttcccctcccagtatccccagttcCCCATCCCAGTTCCGcagtcccccccagtgcccccagttcCCCATCCCAGttccccagtcccctcccagtgcccccagtatccccagttctgctcccagtgcccccagtgcccccagtacccccagtatccccagttcccctcccagtatccccagtacccccagttccccatcccagtcccccagtatccccagtcccctcccagtgcccccaatacccccagtacccccagttcccctcccagtatccccagtacccccagttccccatcccagtcccccagtacccccagtcccctcccagtgcccccagtcccctcccagttccccagtcccctcccagtgcccccagtatccccagtcccctcccagtgcccccagtcccctcccagtgcccccagtcccctcccagtcccccagtcccccagtcccctcccagtcccctcccagtgcccccagtatccccagttcCCCATCCCAGTaccccagtatccccagttcccctcccagtacccccagttcccctcccagtcccccagTTCCCCAgtcccccagtgcccccagtcccccagtcccctcccagtcccctcccagtgcccccagtatccccagttcccctcccagtcccccagTCCCCCAGTCCCCCAgtcccccagtcccctcccagtcccctcccagtgcccccagtatccccagttcccctcccagtacccccagttcccctcccagtcccccagTCCCCCAGTCCCCCAgtcccccagtcccctcccagtccccccagtcccctcccagtcccctcccagtgcccccagtatccccagttcCCCATCCCAGTaccccagtatccccagttcccctcccagtacccccagttcccctcccagtcccccagTCCCCCAGTCCCCAgtcccccagtcccctcccagtccccccagtccccccccagtcccctcccagtgcccccagtgcccccagtgcccctcaCCCCCCAGCTGCAGCGCTGCCAAAGGGGCGGAGCCCACccacgccgccgcccccgccctgGCCCCGAAGGCGCCCCCTAGCGGCCGCAGGCAGAGCCCCAGCGCGCGCACCCCCCCGCACACCAGCGCCACCTGCAGGAAGGCGCCGCACagcaccccccaaccccccggggggggccgggggggcccggggctgcggggggcacccagggggccgggggggggcacccaaggtggcggggggggcacccaaggggGCACCCaagagttttggggggggcacccaagggggcgggggggcaccTAAGGGGGCACCCAAGAGTTTTGGGGGGAGTCGGGGCTGCAGGGGGCACCCAGGGGGCCAGGGGGGCACCCAAGGGGGCACCCaagagttttggggggggcactTAGGGGTTGGAGGGGCACCCAAGAGTTTTGGGGAGGCACCCAGGGGGGCGGGGAGGCACCCAAGAGTTTGGCGGGGGGGACctaggggttggggggggcacccaggggggCGTAGGGGCACCTAGGAAGacggggggggcacccaagagtttgggagggggcacccagggggccggggggggcacccaagagtTTTAGGGGGGTACccagggggccggggggggcacccaagacTTTTAGGAGGACACCTAGGGGGtagggggggcacccaagggggacggggggggccCGGGAGGGGCACCCaagagttttggggggggacctaggggttgggggggggcacccagggggcCAGGGGGGCACCGAAAAGTTTAGGGGGGGGACctagggggtggggggagcaccCAGGGAGACGGGGGGGCACCTAGGAGGacgggggggcacccaagagtTTTGGGGTGGGCATCCAGGGGGGGCGAAGGGGCACCTAGGAggatgggggggcacccaagagttttgggggggcacccaggggggCACCCAGGAGTTCAGGGGATACAGGAGTTTGGGGGGGTCGCAGGagtccgggggggggggggacacgacacccAAGTCCGGGGGATaaaggatttggggggggtcacggggggtggaagggacccggggggtctggggggaccccaggggtttggggggacccGGGAGTTCAGGGGGTGACGGGGGGGACcaaggggggctggggagggggggtcacagggggtcgggggggcacccaggagtccgggggggtcacgggggggACCGAGGGGGGGTCACGGGGACCCGGCAGTCCGGGACGCGGCTCAGGAGCCTGTAAAAAAGGGACCCAGATGTCCGGGAAATGGGACCCCGATTTCCAGGAAATGGGACCCAGATTTCCAGGAAATGGGACCCAGATTTCCGGGATGGGGGACCCCAATTTCCAGGAAATGGGGGGGATCCAGATTTCCGGGATATAGCACCCATATCTTTGGGATACAGGGACCCAGATTTCCAGGAAACGGGACCCAGATTTCCTGGAAATGGGACCCAGATTTCCGGGATGGGGGACCCCAATTTCCAGGAAATGGGACCCCGATTTCCGGGATGGGGGGGATCCAGATTTCCGGGATATAGCACCCATATCTTTGGGATACGGGGACCCAGGTTTCCAGGAAACGGGACCCAGATTTCCAGGAAATGGGACCCAGATTTCCGGGATGGGGGACCCCAATTTCCAGGAAATGGGACCCCGATTTCCGGGATGGGGGGGATCCAGATTTCCGGGATATAGCACCCATATCTTTGGGATACGGGGACCCAGGTTTCCAGGAAACGGGACCCAGATTTCCAGGAAATGGGACCCAGATTTCCGGGATGGGGGACCCCAATTTCCAGGAAATGGGACCCCGATTTCCGGGATGGGGGGGATCCAGATTTCCGGGATATAGGACCCACGTTTCCGGGATGAGGAGACCCAGATTTCCAGGATATAGGACCCAGGTTTCCGGGACAGGGGGACCCAGGTTTCCAGGATATAGGACCCACATTTCCAGGAAACGGGACCCACATTTCCGGGAAATAGCCCCAAATCTCCGTCCCTGGTCCCTACCTGCTCCAGCGCAGCCGGGGCAGcctcgggggtgggggggtgggggggggcgaagtcccctgggtggggggaggggggggtcacCCTTGGGTCccggtggggggtgggggtggtcCCTACCGCCCGGGTGCTCTGGCAGTTAATGAtccacccctcccccacccccacccgtGCAAAGGGCACCcgagggggtgggggaggggcagcCCGGGGGCTCTTTTTAATTGGGGCGGGAAATGGGCAGGAGACCCcgccccccctttttttttttgccctcaaccaagatggcggcgcggcGTCACTCCGCCCCCTCCTCGCGCGGTGCACGCCGGGAACAGGACAGGGGATTCCCCAGCGCGTGCGGCAGCAGCGGCGGGAGCGGCCGGaggtagcggggggggggggggcagggggagaggggggggttCCCcctcctggggggggtcccctgtgggtggggggggggctttttggagggggaggggTCCCCCCTTAACGCCTGGGTCCCCTGAGGGTGTGGGGTCCCTTTTTTGGGACCCTCCCCCCATCCGGAtggagaagggggaggaggctcccggcggggggggggggggggggctgcaaatggagggggtgggggagtCCTgggaccctttttttttttggggggggggggtgcctgTTCTGAACGGCTGGGTGGATTTTTGGGGGCCCCAgaatggggcgggggggggctcttgggtgggggagggggtggccaCCCAAGGtggccaccccctcccccacccaagagccccccccctccacccccccccaaaaaaaaggctccttccccctccccccccccggatTTGACCGATTCGGGCGGGTTTTACCCTCATTTCACTTcccgagggggcggggcttcaCGGAAAGGGGCGGAGCATCAgaccccaccccccacccccaaaaaaaaagtttgggtGTGGGGGACACGAGACAGGACCGGGGTGCTCTaattccttccccccccccccccaaaaaaaacagGGGACCCAGGTGTCGGGGtgccccccgccctcccccccccccccccgtgacgTCATGGCGGAGGAGCTGGAGCCGCTGTCGGAGGGCGAAGCGTTCCTCGACATCTGGAACATgtgagtggggggggggacacgggtggggaggggggggtcggGGTCACCCCGGGTCACGCTGACCTTGACCTTGACCCTCCCCCAGGCTCCCCGACAACATCCACTCGTTCCCCGAGGAGCTGCCGGTGTGGgtgagtttggggggggggggggaggggggcaccccaaaaagGGACCTAGGTGGGCTGAGAGCCCCACCCtgagggaccccagcaccctgagaccccccccaaaaaagggaccccagcaccctgagaccccccccaaaaaagggaccccagcacccaagggggaccccaaaaggggaccccagcaccctgagacccccccaaaaaaagggacccc
This window contains:
- the LOC129200512 gene encoding monocarboxylate transporter 13-like translates to MWVLYPGNLGPPVPETWVLYPGNLGLLIPETCPYAPLVPPPGPLGAPRSPGPPRPPPGGWGVLCGAFLQVALVCGGVRALGLCLRPLGGAFGARAGAAAWVGSAPLAALQLGGPLGSTLSTRFGARPVAMAGGFLSGLGLLLGAFATHLTHLYLSVGVLAGLGWALVFTPSLGTVGRYFPARRALATGLAVSGASVSGLALGPLVPLLLDTYGWRGALLLLAAISFNLVAAGALLRPLPVPNESPGPPRDGRGLIRLLRHGPFLRYALAFVLVDAGYYVPFVHGAARAHEVGCDEHRAGLVMAAMAAIDGGGRVAAGWLAARPAVPLLRHLFAWAVLTGLTLLLLPLGTSFGGLLALALAYGFCAGALVPLQFAGVAEVVGAGRLVHAIGLMQMFESFGSLLGAPFAGWLRDVTGTYTISFLAAGAFLLAGSLLILTLPGFFHASRGVSGKEGSPIPAPDGPESPPSPPEPL